The segment AATGTTTTGATATTGGAATTAATGATCGTGAATTCAGGTTGCATATCAATTTGTGGAAACAACCCTTTGTTTTGCAGTTCTTTGATTTCATTAATTCCCTTAGAAAGGTATTCAGCTCTTTTCGTCTCATCATTACTTTTTTCAATGATGGCAATGTTTTCATTTCCGTCATAATGATTAACGATTAATTTTAACTTTTCTTCAATGGATGTCGTTTGATTATCATTCACTTGTTTTTCTTCTGTTTGGAAATTTGATACAAAAATATGATTCAACAAACGCTCCTCTTGAACATTTTTTAAAATAAATGGTAAGAAAGCGATGCTAACCCCTATAATAGCTAAAAGAACGTTGGTAAGGTGTATTTTATTCTTTTTCATCATCGCTTCACACCTTTAATCATTACTGTCACACAAGTACCTTCGCCAAACTCACTGTCAAATGTCAGTTCAGCTTTGTGTAAATGGATAATCTCACTGCAAATAGCAAGTCCTAGACCCACACTTCCTTGTACCCTTGCTCTTGATTTATCAACCATATAAAAAGCGTCGGTAATTTTAGCCATTTCATCTGTTTGAATACCTTTTCCATTATCACAAATACGGATGTGATAGTCGTTTTGGTGGATAAAGCCATGGAGCATAATTTCTCCATGATCATGATCGATTGCTTTTCTTGCATTATCGAGTAAATTGGTACAAACGGTTCGCATTAAATCGGGCTCAATAGGTATCATAGCTTCTTCTGCTTCCACATGAAAATCCATATTTTCTTTTTCAAAAATAGGTTCCATGTACTGTTGCAAGGGGCTGAAAAAGGCAGTTGCTTTTATGGGTTTTGTTTCAATATCTCGTTTTTTTAATACCAACAAATCGAGTAATTTCATTGTTAACTCCTCAATTCGCTTTCCTTCTTGAAAAATATAATTCGCTGCCATAAATGTTTGTTCTGAATCTAACTTTTTAGAGCGAAGCATATCTGCATAACCTATCATGGTAGTAAGTGGTGTTTTTAATTCATGACTAATACTCCCAATAAATGTTTCTTGTCTTTGATTGGCTTCTTTTAACTGAGAAATCATTTCTTCAATATGTTCAGCCATAAAATTAAAATTGCGGGATAATTCCTCAACCTCAACATAGCTGCTAACACTCGTTCGTTCTTCAAAATTTCCTTTAGTAATCTGTTTCGTTGCTTTCGATAATTTATAGATCGGTTTTGTCAGTAGCCATGCAGTGACTAGCATGACGATTGCACCTATTCCAATCATCAGCAGCGTAATATACATATACATTGTCCATTGGTCATTTTTACTCGCAAAAATATCGGATATTTCTCGAAAGTTTTCAATGTAGAATAAATCTTCATGTA is part of the Virgibacillus dokdonensis genome and harbors:
- a CDS encoding sensor histidine kinase, with protein sequence MKLFWKIFYSTMIVSVSCFSIGSYILIDSAFQDSIKREATSVFEENDILRYSLQKELREASVSDFYFADEKNKESISNEELLITVASSLTIYESGGELTFRISNQDGHVVYDNFNEDLSNDAVTQVSNQSKGYQVKNVNGKYFLHAMTPLQLHEDLFYIENFREISDIFASKNDQWTMYMYITLLMIGIGAIVMLVTAWLLTKPIYKLSKATKQITKGNFEERTSVSSYVEVEELSRNFNFMAEHIEEMISQLKEANQRQETFIGSISHELKTPLTTMIGYADMLRSKKLDSEQTFMAANYIFQEGKRIEELTMKLLDLLVLKKRDIETKPIKATAFFSPLQQYMEPIFEKENMDFHVEAEEAMIPIEPDLMRTVCTNLLDNARKAIDHDHGEIMLHGFIHQNDYHIRICDNGKGIQTDEMAKITDAFYMVDKSRARVQGSVGLGLAICSEIIHLHKAELTFDSEFGEGTCVTVMIKGVKR